ACCTGTGGGTTACGCCCCCCTTCGAACCCACCGAGCGCGACGGCAACCTCGTGGCCCGCGGTGCCACCGACGATAAAGGCCAGATGCTGACTCATGTATTCGGGGCAACTGCCTGGATGAAGTCGGTAGGCGAGTTGCCCATCCAAGTGAAATTCTTGATCGAAGGGGAAGAGGAAATCGGCAGTGCCAACCTCGCTCCGTTCATCGAAGAAAATAAGGAACTGTTGGCCAACGATGTCGTCGTGATTAGCGACAGCAGCCAGTTCGCCCCAGGCCAGCCGGCCATCACCTATGGGCTGAAGGGGATTGCCTACTTTGAACTGAAGTTGGTCGGCCCCAACCGCGATCTGCACAGTGGCTCGTTCGGGGGCAGCGTTCGCAACCCGGCCAATGCCCTGTGTGCAATGCTCAACACGCTGATCGACGAGCACGGCTGGATTCACATCCCCGGCTTCTACGACGACGTCAAACCGATGTCCGGCGACGAACGCGAAAACTTCGCCGAACTTCCCTTCAACGAAGAAAAATTCAAAGAACAATTGGGCATCGACGATGTCCATGGAGAAGAAGGGTACACCACGCTCGAACGTCGCTGGGCTCGACCAACCCTGGATATCAACGGTCTGACTAGCGGCTACCAAGGCGAAGGTGCCAAAACCGTGCTGCCCAGCGAAGCATCGGCCAAGTTCAGCTGCCGCCTGGTGCCGGATCAATGTCCGCACAAGATCGGCAAGGCTCTGCGCGAACACCTCGAAAAGATCTGCCCCACCGGCATCAAGATGGAGTTCAAAGAGCATCACGGTTCGCCTGGCTTTGTCGTTGCCACTGACAGCCCCTACATCAAGGCCGCCAGCGACGCCATCGAACAAGGCTTCGGTGCCGCACCGGTGTTGATTCGCGAAGGGGGATCGATTCCGATCGTCGCCAACTTCGCCCAGCAGCTTGGCTCCGATGTTCTGCTGTTGGGCTGGGGACTGGATGACGATAACACCCACAGCCCTAACGAAAAGTTCAACCTCGCCGATTTCCAGCGAGGCATCGCCGCCAGCGCCCAACTATGGGCCGAACTGGCCAAGATCGATATGTAATTGAAATTCCTGTCCCCTCGCCCCTACGAGGAGAGGGCTAGGGGGAGGGGACGAACAGGGCACGAACGTCCCACCCCTCAATACAACGAATACACCACACGCTAACCCCAAAGATCTCAACCCATGCTCGACCGGAAGTTTGTTGTCGAAAACGTCGAACTCGTGAAGAAGAACTGCGAGAACCGCGGGGTTCAAGCCGACGTCGATCAGATCGTCGCGCTCGAAACGGCTCGTAAGGCCAAGCTGCAGGAAGCCGAAGAGTTCAACCGCCAGGCCAACGAAATCAACAAGACCGTCGGCAAGGCCACGCCGGAAGAGCGTCCCAACATCATCGCCGAAGGTAAACGTCTGCGTCAGTTGAAAGACGACGCCTCGACCGAAGTCGACAAGCTGGAAGAGCAAATCGTCGAGATCCTCCGCATCGTACCCAACCTGACCCACCCCGACGCCCCGATCGGCGAAGACGACAAGAGCAACCTCGAGATCCAGCGCGGCGCAACCGAGCCCCGCAAGTTCGACTTCAAGGTTCTCGACCACGTTGAACTGGGCGAGAAGCTCGACCTCATCGACTTCGAAGCAGGTGCCCAAGTTGCCGGCGCTGGCTTCTACTACCTGAAGAACGAAGCCGTGCTGCTGGAACTGGCCCTGCAGCAGTATGTTGTCAGCCTATTGGTCAAGGAAGGGTTCGTCCCGACCATCACACCGGACATGGCCCGCACCGAGATCCTGCACGGCGTCGGCTTCATCCCGCGTGGTCCCGAAACGCAAATCTACAGCATCGAACACACCGACCTGAACCTGGTCGCCACGGCCGAGATCACCCTCGGCGGCATGTACGCCGGCAAGACGCTCGAAGCCGAAACACTACCCCAACTATTCTGCGGTATCAGCCACTGTTACCGCACTGAAGCGGGCGCGGCCGGCCGTGCGTCGCGAGGTCTCTACCGAGTGCATCAGTTCACCAAGGTCGAGATGTTCGCGTTCACCTTGCCGGAAGACAGCGAAGCGACCCTCACTAAGTTCCGCGACCTGGAATGCAAGATCTTCGATGGCCTGAAGATCCCGTACCGCGTGGTCGATACGGCCACCGGCGACCTGGGTGGCCCTGCCTACCGCAAGTTCGATCTGGAAGCCTGGATGCCGGGCCGCGGCGAAGCTGGCGAATACGGCGAAGTGACCAGCACCTCAAACTGCACCGACTACCAGGCCCGCCGCCTGAACATTCGCTACAAGGTGAAAGGGGAAAAGGGAACCCACTTCGCCCACACCCTGAACGGCACCGCCATCGCGCTCAGCCGCGGCCTGATCGCCGTACTGGAAAACTACCAACAAGCTGACGGTAGCATCGAAGTCCCCGAAGTCCTCCGCCCCTACATGGGCATGGATAAAATCGGTCCCCGCTAAAACGCCAGCGCCAAGTACCAACAATTCCAGCCCCCTCGACCCTCCGGGGTGAGGGGCGAAGCTGGTACCAGCTCACCAACAATCCTAATCCAACGGGTACCACGCCCAAGTCCGCTTGAGGGTGTCCGATAATTCAAATCGTATAAAACCCCGAGAAAATGGGCATACCAGAAGCACTCTAGCGACGGGTTCAACCAATAGGAAACTCGCTGATTGCTAAACGGCTAAACAGTATGCTTTTTCCGGAATTGAATTATCGGACACCCTCAAGTCCGCTTAGGCGTGCGAACCACTCCTGTCCCGTCGCCCCTCCGTTATAGCCTTTATATTTTAACAATTAACGCACGCTTTTCTCTTTAGTCGTGCGGCATGCGTGGCGCTTCCGCCAACTCTTGAAGGCCTTTGCTTCCCTGCGCTAATACCATGAAAGAATGGTATTAGATCTATTTCCATCCCCTAAAACCGACAGAGTAAACACGCAAGA
The Blastopirellula marina genome window above contains:
- a CDS encoding dipeptidase, whose product is MPDLKTFIDENRGNFVESLKELLRIPSVSTDSRHKEDVKTAADWVAARFKELNFETKVIPTKGHPIVYAESPPVPGKPVALVYGHYDVQPPEPLDLWVTPPFEPTERDGNLVARGATDDKGQMLTHVFGATAWMKSVGELPIQVKFLIEGEEEIGSANLAPFIEENKELLANDVVVISDSSQFAPGQPAITYGLKGIAYFELKLVGPNRDLHSGSFGGSVRNPANALCAMLNTLIDEHGWIHIPGFYDDVKPMSGDERENFAELPFNEEKFKEQLGIDDVHGEEGYTTLERRWARPTLDINGLTSGYQGEGAKTVLPSEASAKFSCRLVPDQCPHKIGKALREHLEKICPTGIKMEFKEHHGSPGFVVATDSPYIKAASDAIEQGFGAAPVLIREGGSIPIVANFAQQLGSDVLLLGWGLDDDNTHSPNEKFNLADFQRGIAASAQLWAELAKIDM
- the serS gene encoding serine--tRNA ligase gives rise to the protein MLDRKFVVENVELVKKNCENRGVQADVDQIVALETARKAKLQEAEEFNRQANEINKTVGKATPEERPNIIAEGKRLRQLKDDASTEVDKLEEQIVEILRIVPNLTHPDAPIGEDDKSNLEIQRGATEPRKFDFKVLDHVELGEKLDLIDFEAGAQVAGAGFYYLKNEAVLLELALQQYVVSLLVKEGFVPTITPDMARTEILHGVGFIPRGPETQIYSIEHTDLNLVATAEITLGGMYAGKTLEAETLPQLFCGISHCYRTEAGAAGRASRGLYRVHQFTKVEMFAFTLPEDSEATLTKFRDLECKIFDGLKIPYRVVDTATGDLGGPAYRKFDLEAWMPGRGEAGEYGEVTSTSNCTDYQARRLNIRYKVKGEKGTHFAHTLNGTAIALSRGLIAVLENYQQADGSIEVPEVLRPYMGMDKIGPR